Proteins co-encoded in one Flavobacteriales bacterium genomic window:
- a CDS encoding NAD-dependent epimerase/dehydratase family protein → MAKALITGATGLVGINLLIELLDKKRFQEFVLPYRSEEKKQFALSYLAYHAPHANLETLHWKKGDLLDFIFVESLMEKDLRIFHCAAIISFKKKDGAEMIAKNQLLTENMVNGALSFPNTFMVFVSSIAAMGRADNNEVISEDTYWKPSDKNSNYAESKYESEMIVWRGIEEGLQAVIVNPAIILGAYKHSQMSTELFQMLYKGFNYYSEGINAFVDVKDVAQIMALLEEQNIQNERFILSAGNFSYHQIFDWITEGFNKPKPKIQVTMSLGKKVLWVEKFLSIFGRKRKLTKENLETSLQENKYDSSKLIHTLEYHYSPVQKSIQWHCEDFLKFHKE, encoded by the coding sequence ATGGCAAAAGCACTTATCACAGGAGCTACAGGATTAGTTGGAATCAATCTTTTGATAGAATTACTGGACAAAAAACGTTTTCAGGAATTTGTTCTACCTTATCGCTCTGAGGAGAAAAAACAATTCGCTTTATCTTATCTAGCTTATCATGCTCCTCATGCAAACTTGGAAACATTGCATTGGAAAAAGGGAGATTTATTAGATTTTATATTTGTAGAAAGTCTAATGGAAAAGGATTTAAGAATCTTTCATTGTGCAGCCATTATTTCTTTCAAGAAAAAAGACGGAGCTGAAATGATTGCCAAAAACCAGCTACTCACAGAAAATATGGTGAATGGTGCATTAAGTTTCCCCAATACTTTTATGGTTTTTGTAAGCTCTATAGCTGCCATGGGTAGAGCCGATAATAATGAAGTAATTTCAGAAGATACTTACTGGAAACCATCGGATAAAAACTCCAACTATGCCGAGAGCAAATATGAATCGGAAATGATTGTATGGAGAGGGATTGAAGAAGGCTTGCAGGCTGTAATTGTTAACCCTGCGATTATCTTGGGTGCCTATAAACACTCTCAAATGAGCACAGAACTATTTCAAATGCTCTACAAAGGTTTCAATTATTATTCTGAAGGTATTAACGCTTTTGTGGATGTAAAAGATGTCGCTCAAATAATGGCATTATTAGAAGAACAAAACATCCAAAATGAACGATTTATTCTTTCTGCTGGAAATTTTAGCTATCACCAAATTTTTGATTGGATAACCGAAGGATTCAACAAACCAAAACCCAAAATACAGGTAACAATGAGTCTCGGAAAAAAAGTTCTTTGGGTAGAGAAATTTCTTTCAATTTTTGGAAGAAAAAGAAAACTTACCAAAGAAAATCTCGAAACATCCCTTCAAGAAAACAAATATGATTCTTCTAAACTCATCCATACTTTGGAATACCATTATTCACCCGTTCAAAAAAGTATTCAATGGCATTGTGAGGATTTTTTGAAGTTCCATAAAGAATAA